In a genomic window of Telopea speciosissima isolate NSW1024214 ecotype Mountain lineage chromosome 5, Tspe_v1, whole genome shotgun sequence:
- the LOC122661468 gene encoding salicylic acid-binding protein 2-like → MVHFVLVHGACHGAWSWHKVKALLESEGHRVTAIDLAASGINMRKIDEVRTIADYTQPLMEFMASLPSGGEKVTLVGHSLGGLNLALAMESFPHKISASVFLTAFMPDSTHPPSYVFDQFSKRISAEYWSDTQFSSVLDPLKPTTTMFFGPKFLASKLYQLCPSQDLALAMLLIRPGSLFLEDLSKGKAFSEVGFGSVNRIYIVCKKDLGITVEFQRWMIENNPVKEVMEVEDAGHMPMLSKPNELCCCLLEIGQKYT, encoded by the exons atggtgcaTTTTGTGTTAGTACATGGTGCATGCCATGGAGCATGGAGTTGGCACAAGGTTAAGGCATTGTTGGAGAGTGAAGGACATCGAGTGACGGCGATAGACCTTGCAGCTTCAGGGATCAACATGAGGAAAATAGATGAGGTACGTACCATTGCTGACTACACACAACCTTTGATGGAGTTCATGGCCTCACTTCCTTCAGGAGGAGAGAAGGTAACACTAGTTGGACACAGCTTGGGTGGCCTCAACTTGGCTCTTGCCATGGAAAGTTTCCCTCATAAGATATCTGCATCTGTCTTTCTTACTGCTTTCATGCCCGATTCTACACATCCCCCCTCCTATGTCTTCGATcag TTTTCGAAGCGGATCTCAGCAGAATATTGGTCAGATACACAGTTTTCATCCGTTCTGGACCCCTTGAAGCCAACCACTACAATGTTTTTTGGCCCAAAGTTCTTGGCCTCCAAGCTCTATCAACTCTGTCCTTcacag GATTTGGCACTAGCAATGTTGCTAATAAGGCCAGGATCCTTGTTCCTAGAAGATCTATCAAAGGGGAAGGCATTCTCTGAAGTGGGATTTGGATCTGTTAATCGAATTTACATTGTTTGCAAGAAGGACTTAGGAATTACGGTGGAATTCCAGCGTTGGATGATTGAAAATAATCCAGTTAAAGAGGTAATGGAGGTCGAAGATGCGGGTCATATGCCTATGCTATCAAAGCCCAATGAACTGTGTTGTTGTTTGTTGGAAATTGGCCAAAAATATACCTAA